A single genomic interval of Centropristis striata isolate RG_2023a ecotype Rhode Island chromosome 8, C.striata_1.0, whole genome shotgun sequence harbors:
- the LOC131975936 gene encoding zinc fingers and homeoboxes protein 2-like isoform X2 yields MSSRRKASTPLMIRPEQTMVELDDDAEDDMETTAENHTEERPMETDVSPEPSVELDVMGKASDPPTAPDKPATEPPDLSKPQRKQQGGYECKYCPFSTQNLNTFKEHVDANHPNVILNPLYLCAVCNFNTKKFDTLTEHNERCHPGESNFKFKRIKMNNQTILEQTIEGYSNNAVIYNSSGAISGKMDELGTLPLSKPTTVKIGKPKIMSSDNKRTDLGKLTPDLAKKPITAVNVNGTVIIPESTLLKAEGLSHIMPSLQRPLNYTQVPKIAVPLNTTKYNPSLDDNLTLISSFNNFPYPTQAELSWLTAASKHPEEQIKVWFTTQRLKQGISWSPEEVEEARKKMFNGTISSMSQTFTVVAPQLNSHSSNQSASTAVSKAVQSAASMLQSLPCQLLGQTSLVLTPVVNGSTVTCAPLALTVANQVAQSLKRPLASPVIATETKRPSIIQTISAPLPTSKLASPKVLSFTVDPNKTAEQLSVLRSSYTQCPFPEEDEIYRLIETTGLSRGEIKKWFSEQRLLNLKGVPPPPVLVKAEVTSVPKESPVKKAVPSQFPLLERVKGKSSEQLKALEESFQRSGSPTEAELDQLAQETKLSKTEVDCWFSERRALRDNMEKALLTMSSKNTEDRAERPGALLNGASHREQGGKPLCSSPHPPVLSSSSSSSSSSPPVLAASSPHPPTLSSSASPPILTSSSSSSPHPPILSASTSPAPITSRSLGLLREIFCQTQWPSPEEYSQLEVQTSLGRTDIVRWFKDHRSALKNGETLDWMESFQNQNVVEEPKAGQEQNGQSSEKNQSIAVKVEEAGENTAAATEHSKLSDQDKVQWLTDRLARSVTDLSRTRPDQTGSSTADKGRWVKVTVAVGEESEAGVERQRLATDTEVLTLEQPGRVTG; encoded by the exons ATGTCCAGTCGACGGAAGGCCTCCACTCCGTTAATGATCCGACCAGAGCAGACCATGGTGGAGCTGGATGATGACGCAGAGGACGACATGGAG ACAACAGCAGAGAACCACACTGAGGAGAGACCTATGGAAACGGATGTCTCGCCAGAGCCCTCTGTGGAATTAGACGTGATGGGCAAGGCCTCGGACCCTCCCACGGCTCCAGACAAACCAGCAACTGAGCCCCCGGACCTTTCCAAGCCTCAGCGTAAACAGCAGGGGGGCTACGAGTGTAAATACTGCCCCTTCTCCACACAGAACCTCAACACTTTTAAAGAACACGTTGACGCAAACCACCCCAACGTCATCCTCAACCCCCTGTACCTGTGCGCTGTCTGTAACTTCAACACGAAGAAGTTCGACACCCTGACAGAACACAACGAGAGGTGTCACCCCGGGGAGAGCAACTTTAAGTTCAAACGCATCAAGATGAACAATCAGACAATCTTAGAACAGACAATAGAGGGGTACAGtaacaatgcagtcatttacAACAGTTCCGGAGCCATTTCTGGCAAAATGGACGAACTAGGCACTCTGCCACTTAGCAAACCCACCACGGTCAAGATTGGTAAACCAAAAATAATGTCGTCAGATAACAAACGGACAGATTTAGGTAAACTGACACCCGATCTGGCCAAGAAACCGATCACAGCGGTCAATGTGAACGGGACGGTCATCATCCCTGAGTCGACTCTACTAAAAGCGGAAGGCCTTTCTCACATCATGCCTTCCTTACAGCGGCCTCTAAACTATACTCAG GTGCCGAAGATCGCAGTGCCCCTCAACACAACCAAATACAACCCTTCGCTGGACGACAACCTGACACTCATCTCTTCATTCAACAACTTCCCCTATCCAACGCAGGCTGAGCTCTCCTGGCTCACTGCAGCCTCCAAACATCCAGAGGAGCAAATCAAAGTCTGGTTCACCACACAGAGGCTCAAACAGGGCATCAGCTGGTCACCTGAGGAG GTGGAAGAAGCCAGGAAGAAAATGTTCAACGGTACAATCTCCTCCATGTCCCAGACCTTCACCGTGGTCGCGCCGCAGCTCAACTCCCATTCATCCAACCAGTCTGCTTCCACTGCAGTCTCCAAAGCCGTGCAGTCTGCAGCCTCGATGCTGCAGTCCCTCCCCTGCCAGCTGCTGGGACAGACCAGCTTGGTGCTGACTCCTGTGGTCAACGGCTCCACTGTCACCTGTGCACCGCTGGCACTCACCGTGGCTAACCAG GTGGCACAGTCGCTCAAACGGCCCCTGGCCTCCCCTGTGATCGCCACGGAGACTAAACGACCCTCCATCATTCAAACCATCTCGGCGCCCTTGCCCACATCCAAGCTGGCATCACCCAAAGTACTGAGTTTTACAGTTGACCCCAACAAAACAGCTGAGCAGCTCTCAGTGCTGAGGTCCAGCTACACACAGTGTCCTTTCCCCGAGGAAGATGAG ATCTACAGGCTGATAGAGACCACTGGGCTGTCCAGAGGAGAGATAAAGAAGTGGTTCAGTGAACAGAGGCTCCTTAATCTCAAAG GCGTTCCTCCACCTCCAGTGCTGGTGAAAGCAGAGGTGACATCAGTACCCAAAGAAAGTCCTGTAAAGAAAGCAGTCCCTAGCCAGTTTCCCCTGCTGGAGAGGGTGAAGGGGAAGTCATCAGAGCAGCTGAAGGCGCTGGAGGAGAGTTTTCAGAGGAGCGGCTCTCCAACAGAGGCAGAGCTAG ACCAGCTGGCCCAGGAGACCAAGCTGTCCAAGACAGAGGTGGACTGCTGGTTTTCAGAGCGCAGGGCACTGAGGGACAACATGGAGAAGGCTTTACTCACCATGTCCTCAAAGAACACAGAGGACAGAGCGGAGCGGCCGGGAGCTCTGCTGAACGGGGCTTCACATCGAGAACAAGGAGGAAAACCTTTATGCTCCTCCCCTCATccacctgtcctctcctcttcctcctcctcctcttcatcctccccTCCTGTGCTTGCAGCCTCCTCCCCTCATCCCCCAaccctctcctcctcagcaTCACCTCCCATCctcacatcctcctcctcctcttctccccatCCTCCCATCCTGTCGGCCTCCACGAGCCCGGCTCCCATCACCAGCCGCTCCCTCGGCCTGCTCAGAGAG ATTTTCTGTCAGACTCAGTGGCCGTCTCCTGAGGAGTACAGCCAGCTGGAGGTCCAAACAAGCCTGGGGCGCACCGACATTGTCCGCTGGTTCAAGGACCACCGCTCAGCACTGAAGAATGGTGAAACTCTGGACTGGatggaaagtttccaaaacCAAAACGTTGTAGAAGAGCCAAAAGCAGGCCAGGAGCAGAATGgacagagttcagagaaaaaCCAGAGCATTGCTGTGAAAG TGGAGGAGGCTGGTGAGAACACAGCAGCTGCTACAGAGCACTCCAAGCTGTCCGACCAAGACAAAGTCCAGTGGTTGACTGACAGATTAGCCCGCAGTGTGACGGACCTGAGCcggaccagaccagaccagaccggCTCTAGCACTGCTGACAAAGGGAG GTGGGTAAAGGTGACTGTGGCAGTGGGAGAGGAGAGTGAAGCAGGAGTGGAGAGACAGAGGCTGGCAACAGACACTGAAGTCCTGACCTTGGAGCAACCTGGGAGGGTCACTGGTTGA
- the LOC131975936 gene encoding zinc fingers and homeoboxes protein 2-like isoform X1 has translation MSSRRKASTPLMIRPEQTMVELDDDAEDDMETTAENHTEERPMETDVSPEPSVELDVMGKASDPPTAPDKPATEPPDLSKPQRKQQGGYECKYCPFSTQNLNTFKEHVDANHPNVILNPLYLCAVCNFNTKKFDTLTEHNERCHPGESNFKFKRIKMNNQTILEQTIEGYSNNAVIYNSSGAISGKMDELGTLPLSKPTTVKIGKPKIMSSDNKRTDLGKLTPDLAKKPITAVNVNGTVIIPESTLLKAEGLSHIMPSLQRPLNYTQVPKIAVPLNTTKYNPSLDDNLTLISSFNNFPYPTQAELSWLTAASKHPEEQIKVWFTTQRLKQGISWSPEEVEEARKKMFNGTISSMSQTFTVVAPQLNSHSSNQSASTAVSKAVQSAASMLQSLPCQLLGQTSLVLTPVVNGSTVTCAPLALTVANQVAQSLKRPLASPVIATETKRPSIIQTISAPLPTSKLASPKVLSFTVDPNKTAEQLSVLRSSYTQCPFPEEDEIYRLIETTGLSRGEIKKWFSEQRLLNLKGVPPPPVLVKAEVTSVPKESPVKKAVPSQFPLLERVKGKSSEQLKALEESFQRSGSPTEAELDQLAQETKLSKTEVDCWFSERRALRDNMEKALLTMSSKNTEDRAERPGALLNGASHREQGGKPLCSSPHPPVLSSSSSSSSSSPPVLAASSPHPPTLSSSASPPILTSSSSSSPHPPILSASTSPAPITSRSLGLLREIFCQTQWPSPEEYSQLEVQTSLGRTDIVRWFKDHRSALKNGETLDWMESFQNQNVVEEPKAGQEQNGQSSEKNQSIAVKVGAVEEAGENTAAATEHSKLSDQDKVQWLTDRLARSVTDLSRTRPDQTGSSTADKGRWVKVTVAVGEESEAGVERQRLATDTEVLTLEQPGRVTG, from the exons ATGTCCAGTCGACGGAAGGCCTCCACTCCGTTAATGATCCGACCAGAGCAGACCATGGTGGAGCTGGATGATGACGCAGAGGACGACATGGAG ACAACAGCAGAGAACCACACTGAGGAGAGACCTATGGAAACGGATGTCTCGCCAGAGCCCTCTGTGGAATTAGACGTGATGGGCAAGGCCTCGGACCCTCCCACGGCTCCAGACAAACCAGCAACTGAGCCCCCGGACCTTTCCAAGCCTCAGCGTAAACAGCAGGGGGGCTACGAGTGTAAATACTGCCCCTTCTCCACACAGAACCTCAACACTTTTAAAGAACACGTTGACGCAAACCACCCCAACGTCATCCTCAACCCCCTGTACCTGTGCGCTGTCTGTAACTTCAACACGAAGAAGTTCGACACCCTGACAGAACACAACGAGAGGTGTCACCCCGGGGAGAGCAACTTTAAGTTCAAACGCATCAAGATGAACAATCAGACAATCTTAGAACAGACAATAGAGGGGTACAGtaacaatgcagtcatttacAACAGTTCCGGAGCCATTTCTGGCAAAATGGACGAACTAGGCACTCTGCCACTTAGCAAACCCACCACGGTCAAGATTGGTAAACCAAAAATAATGTCGTCAGATAACAAACGGACAGATTTAGGTAAACTGACACCCGATCTGGCCAAGAAACCGATCACAGCGGTCAATGTGAACGGGACGGTCATCATCCCTGAGTCGACTCTACTAAAAGCGGAAGGCCTTTCTCACATCATGCCTTCCTTACAGCGGCCTCTAAACTATACTCAG GTGCCGAAGATCGCAGTGCCCCTCAACACAACCAAATACAACCCTTCGCTGGACGACAACCTGACACTCATCTCTTCATTCAACAACTTCCCCTATCCAACGCAGGCTGAGCTCTCCTGGCTCACTGCAGCCTCCAAACATCCAGAGGAGCAAATCAAAGTCTGGTTCACCACACAGAGGCTCAAACAGGGCATCAGCTGGTCACCTGAGGAG GTGGAAGAAGCCAGGAAGAAAATGTTCAACGGTACAATCTCCTCCATGTCCCAGACCTTCACCGTGGTCGCGCCGCAGCTCAACTCCCATTCATCCAACCAGTCTGCTTCCACTGCAGTCTCCAAAGCCGTGCAGTCTGCAGCCTCGATGCTGCAGTCCCTCCCCTGCCAGCTGCTGGGACAGACCAGCTTGGTGCTGACTCCTGTGGTCAACGGCTCCACTGTCACCTGTGCACCGCTGGCACTCACCGTGGCTAACCAG GTGGCACAGTCGCTCAAACGGCCCCTGGCCTCCCCTGTGATCGCCACGGAGACTAAACGACCCTCCATCATTCAAACCATCTCGGCGCCCTTGCCCACATCCAAGCTGGCATCACCCAAAGTACTGAGTTTTACAGTTGACCCCAACAAAACAGCTGAGCAGCTCTCAGTGCTGAGGTCCAGCTACACACAGTGTCCTTTCCCCGAGGAAGATGAG ATCTACAGGCTGATAGAGACCACTGGGCTGTCCAGAGGAGAGATAAAGAAGTGGTTCAGTGAACAGAGGCTCCTTAATCTCAAAG GCGTTCCTCCACCTCCAGTGCTGGTGAAAGCAGAGGTGACATCAGTACCCAAAGAAAGTCCTGTAAAGAAAGCAGTCCCTAGCCAGTTTCCCCTGCTGGAGAGGGTGAAGGGGAAGTCATCAGAGCAGCTGAAGGCGCTGGAGGAGAGTTTTCAGAGGAGCGGCTCTCCAACAGAGGCAGAGCTAG ACCAGCTGGCCCAGGAGACCAAGCTGTCCAAGACAGAGGTGGACTGCTGGTTTTCAGAGCGCAGGGCACTGAGGGACAACATGGAGAAGGCTTTACTCACCATGTCCTCAAAGAACACAGAGGACAGAGCGGAGCGGCCGGGAGCTCTGCTGAACGGGGCTTCACATCGAGAACAAGGAGGAAAACCTTTATGCTCCTCCCCTCATccacctgtcctctcctcttcctcctcctcctcttcatcctccccTCCTGTGCTTGCAGCCTCCTCCCCTCATCCCCCAaccctctcctcctcagcaTCACCTCCCATCctcacatcctcctcctcctcttctccccatCCTCCCATCCTGTCGGCCTCCACGAGCCCGGCTCCCATCACCAGCCGCTCCCTCGGCCTGCTCAGAGAG ATTTTCTGTCAGACTCAGTGGCCGTCTCCTGAGGAGTACAGCCAGCTGGAGGTCCAAACAAGCCTGGGGCGCACCGACATTGTCCGCTGGTTCAAGGACCACCGCTCAGCACTGAAGAATGGTGAAACTCTGGACTGGatggaaagtttccaaaacCAAAACGTTGTAGAAGAGCCAAAAGCAGGCCAGGAGCAGAATGgacagagttcagagaaaaaCCAGAGCATTGCTGTGAAA GTTGGTGCAGTGGAGGAGGCTGGTGAGAACACAGCAGCTGCTACAGAGCACTCCAAGCTGTCCGACCAAGACAAAGTCCAGTGGTTGACTGACAGATTAGCCCGCAGTGTGACGGACCTGAGCcggaccagaccagaccagaccggCTCTAGCACTGCTGACAAAGGGAG GTGGGTAAAGGTGACTGTGGCAGTGGGAGAGGAGAGTGAAGCAGGAGTGGAGAGACAGAGGCTGGCAACAGACACTGAAGTCCTGACCTTGGAGCAACCTGGGAGGGTCACTGGTTGA
- the derl1 gene encoding derlin-1: protein MAEFGDWFSSIPLITRSWLAASVAVPLIGKLGLVDFRTFMLFPELFMTRFHLWRPVTATLFFPITPSTGFLYMVNLYFLYHYSSRLETGVFDGRPADYVFMLIFNWLCIVIIGLLMNMRLLMIPLIMSVLYVWAQLNKDTIVSFWFGTRFKAHYLPWVIMVFNFIIGGSFMDELTGNLVGHLYFFLVYKYPIDLGGRSFLSTPEILYRYFPNRRPGVSGFGIPPIRRPAAQEQAGGGGGGGGGAGAGAGARGRHNWGQGFRLGGE, encoded by the exons ATGGCAGAATTTGGGGACTGGTTCTCAAGCATCCCTTTAATCACCCGCTCCTGGCTTGCTGCCTCGGTTGCTGTTCCCCTCATTGGAAAACTAGGATTGGTTGATTTCAGGACTTTTATGCTGTTTCCGGAGCTGTTCATGACCAGATTTCAT cTCTGGAGACCAGTGACTGCCACCTTGTTTTTCCCAATAACCCCTTCTACTGGGTTTCTGTACATGGTAAACTTGTATTTCCTCTACCACTATTCCAGTCGGCTGGAGACAG GAGTGTTTGATGGCAGACCTGCAGATTATGTCTTCATGCTTATATTCAACTGGCTCTGCATTGTT ATAATCGGGCTGCTGATGAACATGCGG TTACTGATGATCCCACTGATCATGTCTGTGCTCTACGTCTGGGCTCAACTCAACAAAGACACGATTGTCTCCTTCTGGTTCGGAACACGATTTAAG GCACATTATCTACCTTGGGTCATTATGGTCTTCAACTTCATCATTGGGGGCTC GTTCATGGATGAACTTACAGGAAACCTGGTGGGTCACCTCTACTTCTTCCTCGTGTACAAATACCCCATAGACCTGGGAGGGCGCTCCTTCCTCTCCACACCAGAGATctt gtATCGGTATTTCCCCAACAGGAGGCCAGGGGTGTCCGGCTTTGGAATCCCTCCCATCAGGAGACCAGCTGCCCAGGAGCaggcgggaggaggaggaggaggcggcggaGGAGCAGGTGCAGGTGCAGGTGCGAGAGGACGTCACAACTGGGGCCAGGGCTTCCGCCTGGGGGGTGAATGA
- the tbc1d31 gene encoding TBC1 domain family member 31, with amino-acid sequence MDVTDIGNKEEGKVWQRKPAPGKSVLVTVVRTAQQAKTVRFLHVTFDTTGDSFLAGDHHGNIYVFDISRNRFRLVQKTGQACTALAFSLRRTTEFLVALADYTIKCFDKDTKQLVSWMRGHEGAVSSISVHSSGRYAITTSSDTAQLWDLDTFQRKRKLNIKQSVGIQRVFFLPLSNTILSCFSDDSIFAWESDTLFCKYQLPVPDCGPKISYKAFAVTRDGKSFAAGGRSNLLHLFCLDSRQLIRVIQMPTQVRTVRQLEFLPDSFDGGASQTLGVLSQDGVMRFINIHTCKLLFHMGSHDDAITTVAVSPNGRHVVAIMDNGSINVYSVQSLTQELNKPPPSKVAVVSGDGADQDLSNLNVKVRSDVVQRPAKSSGRRPQVKILRPPAGSTAEDKENELPAGLNKKRLVAMLKAFGEYPAKYRMFVWRSLLCLPENHAAYSSLTDKGLHSAYLTLHDKYPIKSHKLQRGLQRVLSAFAHWAAIFGEVEYLPLVAFPFVKLFQNNPMLCFEVVATVIVNWGQHWFEYFPNPPLNILSMAENVLAHHDKELLQHLVDCGITSQLYVWPLLETLFSEVLTRDEWLRLFDNIFSNHPSFLLMACVAYITCCREPLLLCSQKQDFEYFFHHRNNLDLGAMIKEAYRLMGSTPADIHPRTMLSDFTPLTKGQYPVFNNYPEFIVEYQSREREKIRLQEMEYLRERQEVSALRADFLRRQADEEAYYAQQELLQKAEEQRRNILAQEEEKLTQQRAKLAAMKRELKVKELQLLDATKRRFLKHQQDLRASQVQRLDQEISRKMDLRERETAAAVQDLEVRQMELEAQRRRLEQHLFKEQERMGREVEEEMEIRMRKAEREEERYTELLHSTETNMQGLEESLAEACQLGLDSNWQREVAERLQQVEAEQERKRERLAELHRQTLAEEERLADTMRDVAGRKWDEVMSSRAQLQEQQQQPLSSADTDGHKQTGIRTLCLTRGLPHRPIATTAVGTNTAGQAVRLNSPTTPKQAGTNLCLNSSSPSESTSTDFSLDRGRAQLDSSERQLLKEIRELRQKLAARAREGSSASSQSVHTLS; translated from the exons ATGGATGTGACGGACATTGGAAACAAAGAAGAGGGGAAAGTTTGGCAGCGAAAACCAGCACCAGGCAAAAG TGTGTTGGTGACGGTGGTCCGCACTGCTCAGCAGGCAAAGACGGTGCGTTTCCTGCATGTGACCTTTGACACCACAGGAGACTCCTTCCTGGCTGgagatcaccatggcaacatcTACGTCTTTGACATCAGTAGAAACAG ATTTCGTCTGGTGCAGAAGACAGGACAGGCCTGCACTGCTTTGGCATTCAGCCTCCGCAGGACCACAGAGTTCCTTGTGGCCCTGGCGGACTACACCATCAAGTGCTTTGACAAAG ACACAAAGCAGCTGGTCAGCTGGATGCGGGGTCACGAGGGAGCAGTTTCATCCATCTCTGTCCATAGCTCGGGTCGCTACGCTATCACCACGTCCTCAGACACAGCTCAGCTCTGGGACCTGGACACCTTccagaggaagaggaagctCAACATTAAGCAGTCTGTTGGCATTCAGAGG gTGTTTTTCCTGCCTCTCAGTAACACCATCCTCAGCTGTTTCAGCGATGACTCCATCTTTGCTTGGGAGAGTGACACGCTGTTCTGCAAATACCAGCTCCCTGTCCCAGACTGTGGACCCAAAATCTCCTACAAGGCCTTCGCTGTCACACG TGATGGTAAGAGTTTTGCTGCTGGTGGCCGCTCCAACCTGCTGCACCTGTTCTGTCTGGACAGCAGACAGCTGATCAGGGTAATTCAGATGCCCACACAGGTCCGAACCGTCCGACAGCTGGAATTCCTGCCCGACAGCTTTGACGGGGGAGCCAGCCAG ACACTCGGTGTATTGAGCCAGGACGGCGTAATGCGTTTCATCAACATTCACACCTGCAAGCTGCTTTTCCACATGGGTTCCCACGACGACGCCATCACCACAGTGGCGGTCAGCCCCAATGGCCGACATGTTGTAGCCATCATGGATAATGGCAGCATCAATGTCTACAGTGTTCAGAGTCTCACGCAGGAATTAAACAAG cCTCCTCCCTCCAAGGTGGCGGTCGTCTCTGGTGATGGAGCTGATCAGGATTTATCTAACCTAAATGTCAAAGTCAGGTCAGACGTCGTTCAGAGACCAGCCAAGAGTTCGGGTCGGAGGCCACAGGTGAAGATACTCCGGCCCCCCGCTGGGTCTACAGCTGAGGACAAAGAG AATGAACTACCTGCCGGCCTGAATAAGAAGAGGCTGGTGGCTATGCTCAAGGCCTTTGGAGAGTATCCTGCTAAATACAG GATGTTTGTATGGCGGTCTTTGTTGTGTCTACCAGAGAACCATGCAGCGTACAGCAGTCTGACTGACAAAGGCCTGCATTCAGCCTACCTCACTCTGCATGATAAATACCCCATCAAAAGTCACAAGCTACAGAGGGGACTGCAGag GGTTTTGTCTGCCTTCGCACACTGGGCAGCCATCTTTGGAGAGGTGGAGTACCTTCCCCTGGTAGCCTTTCCTTTCGTCAAGCTCTTTCAGAACAACCCAATGCTCTGCTTCGAGGTTGTGGCCACTGTCATAG TGAATTGGGGTCAGCATTGGTTCGAGTACTTCCCCAACCCTCCTCTGAACATCCTGAGCATGGCCGAGAATGTTCTGGCTCATCATGACAAggagctgctgcaacacctggtGGACTGTGGCATCACCTCACAG CTCTACGTGTGGCCCCTGCTGGAGACCTTATTCTCAGAGGTTCTGACTCGTGATGAGTGGCTCAGACTCTTCGACAACATCTTCTCCAACCATCCATCATTCCTGCTAATGGCCTGTGTGGCCTACATCACCTGCTGCCGTGagcctctgctgctctgctcccagAAACAGGACTTTGAG TATTTTTTCCACCATCGTAACAACCTGGATTTGGGAGCCATGATTAAGGAGGCTTACCGGCTAATGGGTAGTACACCAGCTGACATCCACCCCAGGACTATGCTCTCTGACTTTACACCACTGACCAAAGGCCAGTACCCCGTGTTCAACAACTACCCAGAGTTCATAGTGGAATACCAGAGccgggagagagagaagatccGACTGCAGGAGATGGAGTATCTCCGCGAGAG GCAGGAGGTGTCAGCCCTGCGCGCAGATTTCTTGCGTCGCCAGGCTGACGAGGAGGCCTATTATGCACAACAG gagctgctgcagaAGGCAGAGGAACAGCGCAGAAACATCCTGGCACAGGAAGAGGAAAAACTAACTCAGCAGAGggcaaa GTTGGCAGCCATGAAGAGAGAGCTGAAGGTGAAGGAGTTACAGCTGCTGGATGCAACTAAAAGACGTTTCCTCAAACACCAGCAGGACCTGAGAGCCTCCCAGGTCCAAAGACTAGACCAGGAGATCAGTAGGAAG ATGGACCTCAGGGAGCGAGAAACAGCTGCAGCGGTGCAAGATCTAGAAGTCCGACAGATGGAGCTGGAGGCTCAGAGGAGAAGGCTTGAACAG caCCTGTTTAAGGAGCAGGAGCGCATGGGACGAGAGGTTGAAGAGGAGATGGAGATAAGGATGAggaaggcagagagagaggaggagagatacACAGAGCTGCTACACAGCACAGAGACAAACATGCAG ggCCTGGAGGAGTCCCTGGCGGAGGCGTGCCAGCTGGGCCTGGATTCGAACTGGCAGAGAGAGGTGGCGGAGCGCCTGCAGCAGGTTGAAGCCgagcaggagaggaagagggagagactGGCAGAGCTTCACAGGCAAACCctggcagaggaggagagactgGCTGACACCATGAGAGATGTGGCAGGAAGGAAG TGGGATGAAGTAATGAGTTCCAGAGCCCAGCTacaagagcagcagcagcagcccctgTCTTCAGCAGACACAG ATGGCCATAAACAGACGGGAATAAGAACGCTGTGTTTGACCAGAGGACTTCCTCATAGACCTATTGCCACCACTGCTGTTGGAACCAACACTGCAGGTCAAGCAGTCAGACTCAACTCCCCCACCACCCCGAAGCAGGCAGGAACCAACTTGT